A window of the Microbacterium sp. LWH13-1.2 genome harbors these coding sequences:
- a CDS encoding DUF488 family protein, with the protein MNTLLITRVHEPAAAEDGFRVLVDRAWPQGVAKGHADLDEWMRDIAPTPALRTWWDHDPARMVEFAQRYEAELDANESEVRHLAAVVSAHPTVTLLYGAHDPVVNHARILRDYVLRRLVDDFDS; encoded by the coding sequence ATGAACACCCTGCTCATCACGCGCGTCCACGAACCCGCGGCCGCTGAGGACGGGTTCCGGGTGCTGGTGGACAGGGCCTGGCCGCAGGGCGTCGCAAAGGGGCACGCGGACCTTGACGAATGGATGCGTGACATCGCACCCACCCCGGCTCTACGGACGTGGTGGGATCATGACCCGGCTCGGATGGTCGAGTTCGCGCAACGGTACGAGGCGGAGCTGGATGCGAACGAGTCGGAGGTGCGCCATCTCGCGGCGGTCGTGAGCGCGCACCCCACCGTCACGCTCCTCTACGGCGCGCACGACCCGGTCGTGAACCACGCCCGCATCCTCCGGGACTACGTACTGCGGCGTCTCGTGGACGACTTCGACAGCTGA
- a CDS encoding AAA family ATPase has translation MRRYSAVSGATSPGCRRYIACSIRAPSARNALRRLAKAASSRVQPLREYRECVPPSRKPHRASNRDALAGSAADLYLVPVRGRKSEVHAIERGFDLAFTGHNAVTVFSGDPGMGKTRLLQHALQLAHGRAWSTLVVAPDFDSQLSPLGALISAVTEADPPLLSADELHAAIQGASPQYWITRVLGDTLESASSRAGVLVVVDDLQWLDSGSLSVLAALLRTLEGLPVYWVFATRSGAYGPEHRRFLVNLREFASVIDLSSLDVDAVDAMARDILGAAPGPKVEAAIRKTGGSPLLILEMLRGMEEEGLLHPSRGMVDLEKEAVPARYGASVRERIAALDADARRIAQIGSLFGREFPLGGVLDVIGQSAAQAVPAVQQLLDLGFVVDTGSSFAFRHDTIQAAAYDSLSPTVRRAVAREVLQHRLRAGESVSSLASPISAAADAGDDASIDLLFTAAEELAPVDARGAAELTVRGAQLAQGRIHHSTRVVELLPLVLAGGLQDDAHLIRESLTPGLSADERARVGLAFARQLTESDFGKAIAETETALALGGVSQKTVVELLAVRALNYANKADAVGLRDSLARARQNADDDRDLLAVATVDATESVLLFNENRFDEAQRLQESALEKLERAGRSAALWVPEGLWMAFMLNSRGDCEDALRLVDDGLRDARTAKYVVAEAFWMMVRCRVLYDLGRLDQAREQAETVLDLAELLHLGDFANATAGVVLHRIALDTGDVELRQSVRSLVEHLADGMSLTRTGKWSLALEAFDLGDIEMAYGYTALARECVNVPIPSMTSPADFSDDVYLAYLSKKMGDDAAVEKVARHAASRASQNPDNAYVSAVSLAVQAVRDGSFSAVMEAVALMEEVERPLIRARLLELAGSLAPTDDEAASCYVRGMRLFEELGAAREVSRVLRTLRNRGVRTRAKSVSDGPMGLSSREYQVAERIAAGLTTQKIAEDLMVSPHTVVTHIRHIFSKWGVNTRREAAHRFQEESAASASSSRPG, from the coding sequence ATGCGACGTTATTCGGCGGTTTCGGGGGCTACATCCCCCGGGTGCCGCCGATACATCGCATGTTCTATTCGCGCACCCTCTGCCCGAAACGCGTTGCGACGATTGGCGAAAGCCGCTTCGTCTCGTGTTCAGCCGCTGCGCGAGTATCGTGAGTGCGTGCCCCCCTCCCGCAAGCCACATCGCGCCAGCAACCGCGACGCGCTGGCGGGGAGTGCAGCCGACCTCTACCTGGTTCCCGTTCGCGGTCGAAAATCAGAGGTGCATGCGATTGAGCGGGGGTTCGACCTCGCGTTCACCGGGCACAACGCTGTCACGGTTTTCTCCGGCGATCCCGGGATGGGCAAGACCCGTCTGCTGCAGCATGCTCTGCAGCTTGCGCACGGACGAGCATGGTCGACGCTGGTCGTGGCACCGGATTTCGATTCGCAGTTGTCGCCGTTGGGTGCCCTCATCAGTGCGGTGACCGAGGCGGACCCACCTCTGCTCAGCGCTGACGAACTGCACGCGGCGATTCAGGGAGCATCGCCGCAGTACTGGATCACGCGCGTGCTCGGCGACACACTGGAATCTGCCAGTTCTCGCGCCGGGGTACTCGTCGTCGTCGACGACCTGCAGTGGTTGGACTCAGGGTCCCTCTCGGTCCTCGCCGCGCTGCTGCGAACCCTTGAGGGCCTCCCTGTGTACTGGGTCTTCGCCACACGCAGCGGAGCCTACGGCCCCGAGCATCGGCGGTTCCTCGTCAACCTTCGAGAGTTCGCCTCTGTCATCGATCTGTCTTCGCTTGACGTGGATGCTGTCGATGCGATGGCCCGCGACATTCTCGGGGCCGCGCCGGGGCCGAAGGTCGAGGCGGCCATACGCAAGACTGGCGGGTCGCCACTTCTGATTCTCGAGATGCTTCGCGGGATGGAAGAAGAGGGGCTCCTGCATCCGTCCCGTGGCATGGTCGACCTCGAGAAAGAAGCGGTTCCTGCCCGGTACGGCGCATCGGTGCGAGAACGCATCGCGGCGCTCGATGCTGATGCCCGTCGAATCGCCCAGATCGGCAGTCTCTTCGGTCGAGAGTTCCCCCTCGGCGGCGTCTTGGATGTCATCGGCCAATCCGCCGCACAGGCCGTTCCCGCGGTGCAGCAACTCCTCGACCTCGGATTCGTCGTCGACACCGGAAGCAGCTTCGCGTTCCGTCACGACACGATTCAGGCTGCAGCGTACGACAGTCTGTCCCCCACCGTGCGGCGAGCGGTCGCTCGAGAAGTCCTGCAGCATCGGTTGCGGGCCGGAGAGTCGGTGTCTTCCCTGGCGTCCCCGATTTCCGCAGCGGCTGACGCCGGAGATGACGCGTCCATCGATCTGCTTTTCACCGCGGCTGAGGAGCTCGCCCCCGTCGACGCCCGCGGCGCGGCAGAGTTGACGGTGCGTGGAGCACAGTTGGCGCAAGGGCGGATCCACCACTCGACCCGCGTGGTCGAGCTGCTTCCGTTGGTACTCGCCGGCGGACTGCAGGACGATGCCCATCTCATACGTGAGTCGCTCACCCCGGGCCTCAGCGCGGACGAACGCGCACGGGTCGGCCTCGCCTTCGCCAGGCAGCTCACGGAGTCAGACTTCGGCAAAGCTATTGCGGAGACGGAAACAGCGCTGGCTCTCGGAGGGGTCTCTCAGAAGACCGTCGTGGAGTTGCTCGCGGTTCGTGCACTCAACTACGCGAACAAGGCTGACGCGGTCGGCCTGCGCGACAGCCTGGCACGCGCCCGGCAGAACGCCGATGATGACCGCGATCTTCTCGCGGTTGCCACCGTGGACGCCACCGAGTCAGTGCTTCTGTTCAACGAGAATCGCTTCGATGAGGCGCAACGGTTGCAAGAATCGGCGCTCGAGAAGCTCGAACGTGCCGGCAGGTCCGCGGCGCTGTGGGTCCCGGAGGGCCTGTGGATGGCCTTCATGCTGAACAGCAGAGGCGACTGCGAGGACGCTCTTCGGCTTGTTGACGACGGTCTGCGTGATGCGAGAACTGCGAAGTACGTCGTCGCCGAGGCGTTCTGGATGATGGTGCGCTGCCGAGTCCTCTACGACCTTGGTCGCTTGGATCAAGCGCGCGAGCAAGCAGAGACCGTCCTCGACCTCGCGGAGCTCCTTCACCTCGGCGATTTCGCGAATGCCACAGCGGGGGTGGTGCTGCACCGGATCGCATTGGACACCGGCGATGTCGAGCTGCGGCAGAGTGTTCGATCCCTCGTGGAACACCTTGCGGATGGCATGAGTCTGACCAGAACCGGCAAGTGGAGCCTGGCGCTCGAAGCGTTCGATCTCGGCGATATCGAGATGGCCTACGGGTACACGGCACTGGCCCGCGAGTGCGTGAACGTGCCGATCCCCTCGATGACCAGTCCCGCAGACTTCTCCGACGATGTGTACCTGGCCTATCTGAGCAAGAAGATGGGCGACGACGCCGCCGTGGAGAAGGTCGCCCGGCACGCGGCCAGTCGCGCGTCCCAGAATCCCGACAATGCGTACGTCTCGGCGGTGTCCTTGGCTGTGCAGGCGGTGCGCGATGGATCGTTCTCCGCTGTCATGGAAGCGGTCGCGTTGATGGAGGAGGTAGAGCGGCCGCTGATTCGTGCTCGGTTGCTCGAACTCGCTGGCAGCCTCGCCCCGACGGACGATGAAGCGGCGAGCTGCTACGTGCGAGGGATGCGCCTCTTCGAGGAGTTGGGTGCGGCCCGCGAAGTGAGTCGCGTGCTCCGAACGCTCCGAAACCGCGGAGTTCGGACGAGGGCGAAGTCGGTCAGCGACGGCCCGATGGGGTTGTCTTCACGCGAGTATCAGGTCGCCGAACGTATTGCAGCGGGGCTGACGACACAGAAGATCGCCGAGGATCTCATGGTGTCCCCGCATACGGTCGTCACGCACATTCGCCACATCTTCTCGAAATGGGGCGTGAACACGAGGCGCGAGGCCGCACATCGATTCCAGGAGGAATCCGCCGCGTCAGCAAGCTCCTCTCGCCCGGGTTAG
- a CDS encoding Dyp-type peroxidase, producing MAGTTEAVQALTAPLTANAVFLVATVAPDGIGQARDVLTSLADTVKALTFRFPETALTCTVGIGSRIWADLTGLAAPRQLREFTPVTGAAHTAPATPGDLLFHVRAERADVCFELERQLLEALGASVVVQDETVGFRSFDRRDLLGFVDGTANPVGPDAEASVLVGREDPVHAGGTYVVTQKYVHPLAAWRELPTETQEAIIGRTKLEGVELDDADEGQKSHKTLATITDDAGTEHDIQRDNMPFGSPGRGEFGTYFLGYARNLWVIQQMLERMFVGDPPGLHDRLLDFSTALTGSVFFAPRGDVLASLRSPE from the coding sequence ATGGCGGGGACGACCGAGGCAGTACAGGCGTTGACGGCGCCGTTGACCGCGAACGCCGTGTTCCTCGTCGCCACGGTCGCCCCAGATGGCATAGGCCAGGCGCGAGATGTCCTCACCAGCCTCGCCGACACGGTCAAAGCACTCACCTTCCGCTTTCCCGAGACGGCATTGACCTGCACCGTGGGAATCGGAAGCCGGATATGGGCTGACCTGACCGGGCTTGCGGCACCGCGCCAGTTGCGAGAGTTCACGCCGGTCACCGGTGCCGCGCACACCGCTCCTGCGACGCCAGGCGACCTCCTCTTCCACGTTCGAGCCGAGCGAGCGGACGTCTGCTTCGAGCTCGAACGGCAGCTCCTGGAGGCGCTCGGTGCCTCCGTCGTCGTCCAGGACGAGACGGTCGGGTTCCGTTCCTTCGACCGACGCGACCTCCTGGGGTTCGTGGACGGCACCGCCAACCCCGTGGGGCCCGATGCCGAGGCATCGGTGTTGGTCGGTCGCGAGGATCCGGTTCACGCGGGCGGCACCTACGTGGTCACGCAGAAGTACGTTCATCCGCTCGCCGCGTGGCGAGAACTCCCCACGGAGACGCAAGAGGCCATCATCGGACGCACGAAGCTCGAGGGCGTCGAGCTGGATGACGCGGACGAGGGCCAGAAATCCCACAAGACCCTGGCGACCATCACCGACGACGCCGGCACCGAGCACGACATCCAACGGGACAACATGCCGTTCGGCAGTCCGGGGCGCGGCGAGTTCGGCACGTACTTCCTCGGTTACGCGCGGAACCTGTGGGTCATCCAGCAGATGCTGGAGCGGATGTTCGTCGGCGACCCACCAGGGCTGCATGACCGGCTCCTGGACTTCTCCACCGCCCTCACCGGCTCCGTGTTCTTCGCGCCGCGCGGGGACGTCCTCGCGTCCCTTCGTTCCCCGGAGTGA
- a CDS encoding helix-turn-helix domain-containing protein gives MSADSGWYNADLLSASGPSVASLVWPEQTQATVEHHAGIRPDLIPLPAGGGATSLQDLVDELSDVLGRSVMMQDSGFRLVAASAQADDVDELQVRTLLTRTTPQAEREWAEQCGVTRTRHPLTVDFAEFGAHERFIIPVWADDEPLGTIWLIKTGFPPLREDEFRAIDATVTVASSLLQARSRGAARNARESIFRSLLAGDAASRREALAAAVRSHGITRGPETVVRAITVEENAPVIQRAALGQALENTARQALFFIGELGAALLFVGRHGVPENIDALITSEADRAGVALKAIGSAALSPNETDLLPVAGRAVATAAVVEMLPELGTSAHADDVGPWLFLADVLVDPERLQWYSPAAHTLIHDPDPMRRQTVEVLLDTANHVRDVCETLHIHRTTLYYRLENMPPVVKEALDNGMQRSALHLALKLATYWENAGHIR, from the coding sequence ATGAGTGCTGACTCAGGGTGGTACAACGCGGACCTGTTATCCGCCAGCGGTCCTTCCGTAGCGTCGTTGGTGTGGCCAGAACAGACGCAAGCGACCGTTGAGCATCATGCGGGAATCCGCCCCGACCTGATCCCGCTGCCTGCGGGTGGTGGAGCGACAAGCCTGCAGGACCTCGTCGATGAGCTGTCCGACGTCCTCGGCCGCTCGGTCATGATGCAGGACAGCGGCTTCCGACTGGTCGCGGCCAGCGCGCAGGCGGACGACGTCGATGAGCTGCAGGTGCGCACGCTTCTCACCAGGACGACACCCCAGGCGGAGCGCGAATGGGCAGAGCAGTGCGGGGTCACCCGTACCCGCCATCCCCTCACCGTCGACTTCGCTGAATTCGGTGCACACGAACGGTTCATCATTCCGGTCTGGGCCGACGACGAGCCGCTCGGCACGATCTGGCTCATCAAGACCGGCTTCCCCCCGCTCAGAGAAGATGAGTTCCGTGCCATCGACGCGACCGTCACCGTCGCCAGCTCCCTCCTCCAAGCCAGGTCACGCGGGGCGGCGCGCAACGCCCGGGAGAGCATCTTCCGCTCCCTCCTCGCCGGCGATGCGGCCTCTCGTCGCGAGGCGCTCGCTGCGGCCGTTCGCAGCCATGGAATCACCCGCGGGCCAGAGACGGTGGTGCGCGCCATCACCGTCGAAGAGAACGCCCCTGTCATTCAACGCGCAGCACTCGGCCAGGCGTTGGAGAACACAGCCCGGCAGGCGCTCTTCTTCATCGGCGAGTTGGGGGCAGCGCTCCTCTTCGTCGGACGCCACGGAGTCCCGGAGAACATCGACGCGCTCATCACGTCCGAGGCCGACAGGGCTGGCGTCGCCCTCAAAGCGATCGGATCCGCCGCCCTTTCACCGAATGAGACCGATCTGCTTCCCGTCGCAGGGCGAGCGGTTGCGACCGCAGCCGTCGTAGAGATGCTTCCAGAACTCGGAACGAGCGCTCACGCGGACGACGTGGGTCCCTGGCTGTTCCTTGCGGACGTGCTCGTAGATCCTGAGCGTCTGCAGTGGTACTCACCAGCCGCTCACACACTCATCCACGATCCCGATCCGATGCGCCGTCAGACCGTCGAGGTCCTCCTGGACACTGCCAATCATGTGCGCGACGTCTGCGAGACCCTACACATCCACCGCACCACTCTGTATTACCGGCTCGAGAACATGCCTCCCGTAGTGAAAGAGGCTCTGGATAACGGGATGCAGCGCAGTGCCCTGCACCTGGCGCTGAAACTCGCCACCTATTGGGAGAACGCCGGGCACATTCGGTGA
- a CDS encoding YbhB/YbcL family Raf kinase inhibitor-like protein: MTNDPNWKLPEVPAFSLTSPDFVDGAHLPLWVRGSAGGGEDRSPSLEWSGAPEGTQSYVLSVFDPDAPSGSGFWHWTLIDIPAGITALVRGAGTEDDLLPPNAKRRRNEYGTDVFIGAAPPAGHGPHRYVYTLSALDTPALEVAADATPAIIGLRLRPHIIGRAQLIGFQETTADGKPAYGQEGARA; the protein is encoded by the coding sequence ATGACCAACGACCCGAACTGGAAACTCCCCGAGGTTCCCGCTTTCTCCCTGACAAGCCCCGACTTCGTCGACGGCGCCCACCTCCCTTTGTGGGTTCGCGGTTCTGCCGGCGGTGGCGAAGACCGTTCCCCCTCCCTGGAGTGGTCAGGTGCCCCCGAGGGCACGCAGAGCTACGTGCTCTCCGTGTTCGACCCGGACGCCCCCTCCGGCTCGGGGTTCTGGCACTGGACGCTCATCGACATCCCTGCCGGGATCACCGCCCTCGTCCGTGGAGCAGGGACCGAAGACGATCTCCTGCCCCCGAACGCGAAGCGCCGCCGCAACGAATACGGCACGGACGTCTTCATCGGTGCCGCCCCGCCCGCAGGTCACGGCCCGCACCGGTACGTCTACACGCTCAGCGCGCTCGACACCCCGGCCCTCGAAGTCGCCGCCGACGCGACTCCTGCAATCATCGGCCTCCGTCTACGACCGCACATCATCGGTCGGGCACAGCTCATCGGCTTCCAGGAGACCACCGCCGACGGCAAGCCGGCCTACGGCCAGGAGGGGGCACGCGCATGA
- a CDS encoding acetate uptake transporter, giving the protein MTTHIAPPVTDAPKPVASVRHPVIRGIADPAALGLGAFGMSTFLLSFANAGIFPGAAVAVLGLGLFYGGVAQIIAGIWEFVQANTFGALAFVSYGAFWLAYWWTITTPGMLAKAGPGGMGTFLILWAVFTAFLVIPCTRISVLLTVLFSAAALTFVLLAIGAYASSSVITRAAGYTGFVVGILGLYGCFASVVNATWHRTVIPLGSRE; this is encoded by the coding sequence ATGACCACCCACATCGCGCCGCCCGTCACCGACGCCCCGAAACCGGTCGCATCCGTTCGCCACCCCGTCATTCGTGGCATCGCCGACCCTGCAGCCCTCGGCCTCGGCGCATTCGGCATGTCGACATTCCTGTTGAGCTTCGCCAACGCGGGCATCTTCCCGGGGGCCGCAGTGGCTGTGCTCGGTCTCGGCCTGTTCTACGGCGGAGTCGCTCAGATCATCGCCGGCATCTGGGAGTTCGTCCAGGCGAACACCTTCGGAGCTCTCGCTTTCGTGTCCTACGGCGCGTTCTGGCTCGCCTACTGGTGGACCATCACCACGCCGGGCATGCTCGCGAAGGCTGGGCCCGGCGGAATGGGCACATTCCTGATCCTGTGGGCCGTCTTCACCGCGTTCCTGGTCATCCCGTGCACCCGCATCTCCGTGCTGCTCACCGTTCTGTTCAGCGCCGCAGCCCTCACCTTCGTCCTCCTGGCCATCGGCGCATACGCATCCTCGAGCGTGATCACCCGTGCCGCCGGGTACACCGGCTTCGTTGTCGGAATCCTCGGTCTCTACGGCTGCTTCGCATCCGTGGTGAACGCCACCTGGCACCGCACGGTCATCCCGCTGGGAAGCCGCGAGTGA
- a CDS encoding Dabb family protein, whose translation MIHHLVSWKLRDDVDRDESIARTRELLMGLVGIVDSIRTIDVIENVAFPEVNHDLAVLATFDDIAGLEAFADNPIHRAAVVEIHTFVTERGGIDWSTDEN comes from the coding sequence ATGATTCACCACCTCGTTTCCTGGAAGCTCCGCGACGACGTCGACCGTGACGAATCCATCGCTCGCACACGCGAGTTGCTCATGGGACTCGTCGGCATCGTCGATTCCATTCGAACCATCGACGTCATCGAGAACGTCGCGTTCCCCGAGGTGAATCATGACCTCGCGGTGCTCGCCACTTTCGATGACATCGCCGGTCTCGAAGCATTCGCCGACAATCCCATCCACCGCGCAGCCGTCGTCGAGATCCACACGTTCGTCACCGAACGGGGAGGGATCGACTGGTCGACAGACGAGAACTAG
- a CDS encoding helix-turn-helix transcriptional regulator, which translates to MDTALIALGDYFRARRAVIAPEDVGLPRTRGRRVAGLRRDEVAELAGISIDYYLRIEQGRGARPSDQVIGAIARALRLDVESTAYAFRLVSGQMPRGVIRDSDTPDRIARTLSQWTHTPAYVSDPHRDIIASNPLATIFGEGGLAAGSNQVSALFNERMRRSLLEWEPMARSAVATLRRDAHPQSPRLRELLRQLSVHDDFRRIWERHDVSGPEDATFRFVFEGVGEIAIDAQNFAVRSMPGYQLTVLSAQPGGLGASLFARLAETLPGGAATTAMTGAER; encoded by the coding sequence ATGGACACCGCTTTGATCGCACTCGGCGACTACTTCCGGGCACGGCGCGCGGTGATCGCTCCGGAGGATGTGGGCCTCCCCCGCACCCGCGGTCGTCGTGTCGCGGGCCTTCGCCGGGACGAGGTCGCGGAACTGGCCGGAATCAGCATCGACTATTACCTGCGAATCGAACAGGGTCGGGGCGCGCGTCCCTCCGACCAGGTGATCGGAGCCATCGCGCGCGCACTCCGCCTGGATGTGGAATCCACGGCGTACGCCTTCCGTCTCGTGTCAGGGCAGATGCCCCGCGGAGTCATCCGCGACAGCGACACGCCTGATCGGATCGCCCGCACCCTGTCGCAGTGGACGCACACCCCCGCATATGTCTCCGACCCGCATCGGGACATCATCGCCTCCAACCCGCTCGCGACGATATTCGGAGAAGGCGGGCTCGCGGCCGGCTCGAATCAGGTCAGCGCTCTGTTCAATGAGCGCATGCGGCGGAGTCTTCTCGAATGGGAGCCGATGGCCCGCTCGGCCGTTGCGACGCTGCGGCGCGACGCGCACCCGCAATCGCCACGACTGCGTGAGCTTCTCAGGCAGTTGTCCGTGCACGACGACTTCAGACGTATCTGGGAACGCCACGACGTCTCGGGCCCGGAAGACGCGACCTTTCGTTTCGTGTTCGAAGGCGTCGGCGAGATCGCCATCGACGCTCAGAACTTCGCCGTCCGCAGTATGCCGGGATATCAGCTGACCGTGTTGTCCGCGCAACCAGGTGGCCTGGGGGCAAGCCTGTTCGCTCGCCTGGCTGAGACGCTGCCTGGTGGAGCGGCCACGACTGCGATGACCGGAGCCGAGCGATGA
- a CDS encoding UBP-type zinc finger domain-containing protein — protein MSDVSDFIRVDVPPSGPGCVDCEKIGSWWLHLRRCAFCGHIGCCDDSLNKHATKHAHASGHRVIQSFEPGEDWFWDFHTETAFEGPLLAPPRSHPRSQTTPGPADRVPRNWEDQLAEDA, from the coding sequence ATGAGCGACGTCAGCGACTTCATCCGAGTGGACGTACCGCCATCCGGACCGGGGTGCGTGGACTGCGAGAAGATCGGGTCGTGGTGGCTGCACCTGCGCCGATGCGCGTTCTGCGGGCATATCGGATGCTGCGACGACTCCCTGAACAAGCACGCCACGAAGCACGCTCACGCGAGTGGTCACCGGGTCATCCAGAGCTTCGAACCGGGCGAGGACTGGTTCTGGGACTTCCACACTGAGACCGCATTCGAGGGCCCTCTCCTCGCGCCTCCGCGCAGCCATCCGCGATCCCAGACCACCCCCGGGCCCGCAGACCGAGTGCCGAGGAACTGGGAAGACCAACTCGCCGAAGACGCATGA
- a CDS encoding NAD(P)/FAD-dependent oxidoreductase — translation MRAVLADGSEIHARAALSATGVQWRRLGLEGEDEWEGAGIYYGAGTSEASACIGLHVYVVGGANSAGQAAMNLAAHAAHVTVVVRGASLSSTMSAYLLNRLAVQPNVTILVHTRIVAVDGDDHLREITLDQAGVTARVPATHLFVCIGGAPNTEWAETTDVRLDSRGFVLTGVDLAPADLERWPIARPPFYLETSVPGIFAAGDVRAKSVKRVASAVGEGAMAVTLIHRYLAEPD, via the coding sequence GTGCGCGCCGTCCTCGCCGACGGTTCGGAGATCCATGCCCGCGCGGCCCTCTCGGCGACGGGCGTGCAATGGAGGCGACTCGGTCTCGAGGGGGAGGATGAGTGGGAAGGGGCGGGCATCTACTACGGTGCAGGCACCAGCGAGGCCTCCGCCTGCATCGGATTGCACGTGTATGTCGTGGGTGGCGCGAACTCCGCAGGGCAGGCCGCGATGAACCTGGCCGCCCACGCCGCCCATGTCACCGTCGTCGTGCGCGGAGCTTCGCTCTCCTCGACCATGTCGGCGTACCTGCTCAATCGGCTTGCCGTGCAACCGAACGTCACCATCCTCGTCCACACCCGCATCGTCGCGGTCGACGGAGACGACCATCTTCGTGAGATCACGCTCGACCAGGCGGGCGTCACGGCACGCGTGCCCGCGACCCACCTGTTCGTCTGCATCGGCGGCGCCCCGAACACCGAGTGGGCAGAGACCACCGATGTCCGACTCGACAGTCGTGGCTTCGTCCTGACCGGTGTGGACCTCGCCCCCGCCGATCTCGAGCGGTGGCCGATTGCCCGGCCACCGTTCTATCTGGAGACCTCCGTCCCTGGGATCTTCGCCGCCGGCGACGTACGCGCGAAATCGGTCAAACGAGTCGCCTCGGCCGTCGGCGAGGGCGCGATGGCCGTCACTCTCATCCACCGATACCTGGCGGAACCGGACTAA
- a CDS encoding nuclear transport factor 2 family protein produces MKVDMHEHWERTLTAIELLEIELVVRDFVTILNEGSDHDIHAFLTEDVTYQPSAREIVRGRAAVVSMIRDIRGTFTDWHTELVSLAVSGQVVLAELAMCLTLPATGPQWVMGFASFRVDNFRISAWHQVHA; encoded by the coding sequence GTGAAGGTCGACATGCACGAGCACTGGGAACGCACCCTGACAGCCATCGAGTTGCTGGAGATCGAACTCGTCGTCCGCGACTTCGTCACCATCTTGAACGAAGGAAGCGACCACGACATCCACGCATTCCTGACCGAGGACGTCACCTATCAGCCGTCCGCGCGGGAGATCGTTCGCGGCCGAGCCGCGGTCGTGTCGATGATCCGGGACATCCGCGGCACGTTCACCGACTGGCACACGGAGCTCGTGAGCTTGGCGGTCTCGGGCCAGGTGGTTCTGGCCGAACTGGCTATGTGTCTCACCCTCCCTGCAACAGGGCCCCAGTGGGTCATGGGGTTTGCGAGCTTCCGCGTGGACAACTTCAGAATCAGCGCATGGCACCAGGTGCACGCTTGA
- a CDS encoding zinc transporter permease produces the protein MATTDTHAEHHTVAEHEHGASCGHDAVAHGDHVDYVHDDHRHALHGDHYDEH, from the coding sequence ATGGCCACCACGGACACGCACGCCGAGCACCACACGGTCGCAGAGCACGAGCACGGCGCGAGCTGCGGACACGACGCGGTCGCCCACGGCGACCACGTCGACTACGTGCACGACGACCACCGTCACGCGCTTCACGGCGACCACTACGACGAGCACTGA